The Deinococcus seoulensis genome window below encodes:
- a CDS encoding putative quinol monooxygenase, with protein sequence MIISHGTLSAPTEHAGQLRALLTRIAQATRQERGCQLYVVSEVLERPGHFLITEHWDSMQDMHTHLALPGVGEAVAAVHALGITDLSIIAFEAGAPTRIM encoded by the coding sequence ATGATCATCTCGCACGGCACCCTCAGCGCCCCCACCGAACACGCCGGACAACTCCGCGCCCTGCTGACCCGGATCGCGCAGGCCACCCGGCAGGAACGCGGCTGCCAGCTGTACGTCGTCTCCGAGGTACTGGAACGGCCCGGCCACTTTCTGATCACGGAACACTGGGACTCCATGCAGGACATGCACACGCACCTCGCCCTGCCCGGCGTGGGTGAAGCCGTCGCCGCCGTCCACGCCCTGGGCATCACCGACCTGAGCATCATCGCGTTCGAGGCAGGCGCGCCCACGAGGATCATGTGA
- a CDS encoding tetratricopeptide repeat protein — MKRLPQLILTLLLAGALVLPGAGATLVSPLQPAQVARSVQASAKLLTPDEVIVLMNAGRLTDAETAARAASAAHPESARSLLLLARIQARQGRLPEARAALSRAQTLPQWDEQELGVPFESPGDIEQVMLRDPAAARGLLADVLLAEGDDPKAYYLLAMTEALARQWDTSRAALAQARALSPSLGFADPESLASLERALQQNQPPVLDGPALALSPWRFWWVGLLMFLVWFVWWAVRAGQKMAAEEAANRAARIEKATLTAADLDRQVQQELAAARRDTPQEQRRATRLEQLAAQVIEWQEKALADRISAALMEATYRRLHAAAQSDDAHAAYTAEEAEKAAKEQARQQAEAKRRAEEKKTSGPSSLRKSERSSWSSGRSSSRRDNSGGSKW; from the coding sequence GTGAAGCGTCTGCCCCAGCTCATCCTGACTCTCCTGCTCGCGGGCGCCCTTGTGCTGCCCGGCGCCGGGGCGACCCTGGTGTCACCGCTACAGCCTGCGCAGGTGGCCCGGAGCGTTCAGGCCTCCGCGAAGTTGCTCACGCCGGACGAGGTGATCGTCCTGATGAACGCGGGCCGCCTGACCGACGCCGAAACCGCCGCCCGCGCCGCCTCGGCCGCGCACCCGGAATCCGCGCGGTCCCTGCTGCTGCTGGCGCGCATTCAGGCGCGGCAGGGGAGACTCCCGGAGGCCCGCGCCGCCCTGAGCCGCGCCCAGACGCTCCCGCAGTGGGATGAGCAGGAACTCGGCGTGCCCTTCGAGTCGCCGGGCGACATAGAGCAGGTCATGCTGCGCGACCCGGCCGCCGCGCGCGGACTGCTGGCCGACGTGCTGCTGGCTGAGGGGGACGACCCCAAGGCGTACTACCTGCTCGCCATGACCGAGGCCCTCGCCCGCCAGTGGGACACCTCACGCGCCGCGCTGGCACAGGCACGCGCCCTGTCGCCCAGTCTGGGATTCGCGGACCCGGAGTCGCTGGCCTCACTGGAACGGGCGTTGCAGCAGAATCAGCCTCCTGTCCTGGACGGCCCGGCGCTGGCCCTGTCGCCGTGGCGGTTCTGGTGGGTCGGGCTGCTGATGTTCCTTGTGTGGTTCGTGTGGTGGGCCGTCCGGGCAGGCCAGAAGATGGCCGCCGAGGAGGCTGCCAACCGCGCCGCACGCATCGAGAAGGCCACCCTGACGGCCGCCGATCTGGACCGGCAGGTGCAGCAGGAACTCGCCGCGGCCCGCCGCGACACCCCGCAGGAGCAGCGCCGCGCCACCCGACTGGAGCAACTGGCCGCGCAGGTGATCGAATGGCAGGAGAAAGCCCTGGCTGACCGCATCAGCGCCGCCCTGATGGAAGCCACGTACCGCCGCCTGCACGCCGCCGCGCAGAGCGACGACGCCCACGCCGCGTACACGGCCGAGGAAGCCGAGAAGGCCGCGAAAGAACAGGCGCGCCAGCAGGCAGAAGCGAAACGCCGCGCCGAGGAGAAGAAAACCAGTGGCCCGTCCAGCCTGCGAAAAAGTGAACGCAGCAGCTGGAGCAGTGGCCGCAGCAGCTCCCGCCGCGACAACTCCGGCGGCAGCAAGTGGTGA
- a CDS encoding plasmid pRiA4b ORF-3 family protein yields MTARRPQSRGMCRACGFTGTKVAMTRHHDTCPQRPLHRVKARDGYRLRVTANSRYWLDVEVPVSATLDDLDGFLRGIWLECCGHLSEFSIGPQEDHDDFDPFRPRRKRKQPTLEELGLGTGDRFDYTYDFGSNTNLKLTVQAREPVTTTARNTVRLLARNLPPELSCQECGAPARWAHSWEYDDLTGQPTLYCDRHGEQTREEQLPVVNSPRMGVCAYEGGNDDDWPPAETAELVEKAPVAQKQKTSAPKTSAPKATPKKTRASGTGTPAKGRPDRDGSRVSVDPDTGDALIRIDSPRVASFFDADDRDIDNSNFEDEAFDPDALRALPLDPNLVWIVASRELPGLLPPEEGLPSVTLILNAVTGQILTTELIPDATPEDVLDVVLDAILDGTSASAPARPRLIITPDAALAPVLADILTDLDIQVNRQAMPEIDEMFAEMTAQVSAGLIDQQAAYAPRAFLTDTDDATVRAFQQAGARFMAAAPWQTFPPNRLLRASWTAPDGTPAQLYALVMGELGQEYGLALYPDWLSYVQHTINSFNSDLALLVTGGLESLTMSTEAEFDPQDWARLRAAGLGARTKQAPSLTRFTATGTAPARTPLHAVTALLNAVSERAERRRTTVTSMKTELDGVQIQFPAGPRDDLSPAEQEGSVRVVVRSGGAFVSSRPVILTGPPDMLLSRAFSAARKVLQEKERSLNKRFHLPYYLESPDILIEDGGMFGDLHGRMWESHVSAPHLTLAHLVRLGTLMDGLGTVQATRQPGVVDDLTLELGSEEDGLPMPPPPNLRLR; encoded by the coding sequence ATGACAGCACGTCGTCCTCAGTCGCGCGGGATGTGCCGGGCCTGCGGTTTCACCGGCACCAAGGTCGCCATGACCCGCCACCACGACACCTGCCCCCAGCGGCCCCTGCACCGCGTGAAAGCACGCGACGGTTACCGCCTGCGGGTCACGGCCAACTCCCGGTACTGGCTGGACGTCGAGGTGCCTGTCAGTGCCACGCTGGACGACCTGGACGGCTTCCTGCGCGGCATCTGGCTGGAATGCTGCGGGCACCTCAGTGAGTTCTCCATCGGCCCGCAGGAGGACCACGACGACTTCGACCCGTTCCGGCCGCGCCGGAAACGCAAACAACCGACCCTGGAGGAACTGGGCCTGGGCACCGGCGACCGTTTCGACTACACCTACGATTTCGGCAGCAACACCAACCTGAAACTGACCGTCCAGGCACGCGAACCCGTCACCACCACGGCCAGGAACACCGTGCGCCTGCTGGCCCGCAACCTGCCGCCCGAGCTGAGTTGCCAGGAGTGCGGCGCCCCGGCCCGGTGGGCGCACAGCTGGGAGTACGACGACCTGACCGGCCAGCCCACGCTGTACTGCGACCGGCACGGCGAACAGACACGGGAAGAGCAACTTCCGGTCGTGAACTCACCCCGCATGGGCGTGTGCGCCTACGAGGGCGGCAACGACGACGACTGGCCGCCCGCCGAGACCGCCGAGTTGGTCGAGAAAGCTCCCGTAGCCCAGAAGCAGAAGACCAGCGCCCCGAAGACCAGCGCCCCGAAGGCCACCCCGAAGAAGACGCGGGCGTCAGGCACCGGGACGCCCGCCAAGGGACGACCGGACCGGGACGGCTCCCGCGTGTCCGTCGATCCGGATACGGGCGACGCGCTCATCCGGATCGACTCGCCGCGCGTCGCCTCATTCTTCGACGCTGACGATAGGGACATCGATAACAGCAACTTCGAAGACGAGGCCTTCGACCCCGACGCCCTGCGCGCCCTCCCGCTGGACCCTAACCTCGTGTGGATCGTGGCCAGCCGCGAGTTACCGGGCCTGCTGCCACCCGAGGAGGGGCTGCCCAGCGTCACGCTGATCCTGAACGCCGTCACCGGGCAGATCCTGACCACCGAACTCATTCCCGACGCCACCCCGGAAGACGTGCTGGACGTGGTGCTGGACGCCATACTGGACGGCACCAGCGCCAGCGCGCCCGCCCGGCCCCGCCTGATCATCACGCCTGACGCGGCGCTCGCCCCGGTCCTGGCGGACATCCTGACCGACCTGGACATCCAGGTGAACCGGCAGGCCATGCCGGAAATCGACGAAATGTTCGCAGAGATGACCGCGCAGGTCTCGGCCGGACTGATAGACCAGCAGGCCGCCTACGCCCCACGCGCCTTCCTGACAGACACCGACGACGCGACCGTGAGGGCCTTCCAGCAGGCCGGGGCGCGCTTCATGGCAGCCGCACCCTGGCAGACGTTCCCACCGAACCGGCTGCTGCGGGCCAGCTGGACCGCGCCGGACGGCACACCCGCGCAACTGTACGCCCTGGTCATGGGCGAACTGGGCCAGGAGTACGGCCTTGCGCTCTACCCCGACTGGCTGTCGTACGTGCAGCACACGATCAACAGTTTCAACTCGGACCTGGCCCTGCTCGTCACGGGCGGCCTGGAGAGCCTCACCATGAGCACCGAGGCGGAATTCGACCCGCAGGACTGGGCGCGCCTGCGGGCGGCCGGACTGGGCGCACGGACCAAGCAGGCCCCCTCGCTGACACGCTTCACCGCCACCGGCACGGCGCCGGCCCGTACCCCCCTGCACGCCGTGACCGCGCTCCTGAACGCCGTTTCCGAACGGGCCGAACGCAGACGGACGACCGTCACCTCAATGAAAACCGAACTGGACGGCGTGCAGATCCAGTTCCCGGCCGGACCGCGCGACGACCTGAGCCCCGCCGAACAGGAAGGCAGCGTGCGGGTCGTCGTGCGAAGCGGCGGCGCTTTCGTCTCGTCCCGCCCCGTCATCCTGACCGGCCCGCCCGACATGCTGCTCTCACGCGCCTTCAGCGCAGCGCGCAAGGTGCTGCAAGAGAAGGAAAGGAGCCTGAACAAACGCTTCCACCTGCCGTACTACCTGGAATCACCGGACATCCTGATCGAGGACGGCGGCATGTTCGGCGATCTGCACGGCCGAATGTGGGAGAGCCATGTCAGCGCACCGCACCTGACGCTGGCGCACCTCGTCCGGCTGGGCACCCTGATGGACGGGCTGGGGACAGTGCAGGCCACCCGGCAGCCGGGAGTAGTGGACGACCTGACCCTGGAACTGGGCAGCGAAGAGGACGGCCTCCCGATGCCCCCACCCCCCAACCTGCGCCTGCGCTGA
- the sufD gene encoding Fe-S cluster assembly protein SufD, translated as MTTFNDQLAQVQGPEWLTAKRKESLELFTTLDVPQESVEAWKYTRVDVDFDALRPHGKRDVVSDVSALPQSVQDRLTGTDVGAFLVLDGPDVVYRTELPAELTAKGVIFTDLKTAVEQHADKVQQYLYSVVPAEVPDDTTIAAPGTTPSKSPDPSEGKFSALAAALWTNGAFVYVPRGVEVELPLGSFRVMSDAGTYTATRTLVVAEENAQVTFIDEQDSEALPGTYAIGAVELVVKDAARVRYVSIQNWGEGVTHIQRQRGDVGRDATLNSLVVTMGGTLSRTEMQSYLRGQGSNSEMLALYFANRDQHFDHYTLQHHAAPNAYSDLLYKGVNNDASVGVFSGMIKVDLGAQKTDAYQKHRTLMLSSDARNFSVPQLEINANDVRCSHGSTTSPVDQEALFFLRSRGIAREVAEKMLVTAFLEDVLGRVPLKSVVKYIEGIIARKVGAA; from the coding sequence ATGACGACATTCAATGATCAACTGGCGCAGGTGCAGGGGCCGGAGTGGCTGACCGCAAAGCGTAAGGAAAGCCTGGAGCTGTTCACGACGCTGGACGTGCCGCAGGAGTCGGTGGAGGCGTGGAAGTACACGCGCGTGGACGTGGATTTCGACGCGCTGCGCCCGCACGGGAAGCGCGACGTGGTGTCGGACGTGTCCGCGCTGCCGCAGAGCGTGCAGGACCGCCTGACCGGCACGGACGTGGGCGCGTTCCTCGTGCTGGACGGGCCGGACGTGGTGTACCGCACGGAACTCCCGGCGGAACTGACGGCGAAGGGCGTGATTTTCACGGACCTGAAGACGGCCGTGGAGCAGCACGCAGATAAAGTGCAGCAGTACCTCTACAGCGTGGTTCCGGCGGAAGTGCCGGACGACACGACGATTGCCGCGCCGGGCACGACGCCCAGCAAGAGCCCGGACCCCAGCGAGGGTAAGTTCTCGGCGCTGGCGGCCGCCCTGTGGACGAACGGTGCGTTCGTGTACGTGCCGCGCGGCGTGGAGGTCGAACTGCCCCTGGGTTCGTTCCGCGTGATGAGTGACGCCGGGACGTACACCGCGACCCGCACGCTGGTCGTGGCCGAGGAGAACGCGCAGGTGACGTTCATCGACGAGCAGGACAGCGAGGCGCTGCCCGGCACGTACGCGATCGGCGCGGTCGAACTGGTCGTGAAGGACGCCGCGCGCGTCCGGTACGTCAGCATCCAGAACTGGGGCGAGGGTGTCACGCACATCCAGCGTCAGCGTGGCGACGTGGGCCGCGACGCGACCCTGAACTCGCTGGTCGTCACGATGGGCGGCACCCTGAGCCGCACCGAGATGCAGTCCTACCTGCGCGGGCAGGGGTCGAACAGCGAGATGCTGGCCCTGTACTTCGCGAACAGGGATCAGCACTTCGATCACTACACCCTGCAACACCACGCCGCGCCGAACGCGTACAGCGACCTGCTGTACAAGGGCGTGAACAACGACGCCTCCGTCGGCGTGTTCAGCGGCATGATCAAGGTGGACCTGGGCGCGCAGAAGACCGACGCGTACCAGAAGCACCGCACCCTGATGCTGAGCAGCGACGCGCGGAACTTCAGCGTGCCGCAGCTGGAAATCAACGCGAACGACGTGCGGTGCAGCCACGGCAGCACCACCAGCCCCGTCGATCAGGAGGCGCTGTTCTTCCTGCGTTCACGCGGCATTGCCCGCGAGGTCGCCGAGAAGATGCTGGTCACGGCGTTCCTGGAGGACGTGCTGGGCCGCGTGCCCCTGAAGAGCGTCGTGAAGTACATCGAGGGCATCATCGCCCGGAAGGTCGGCGCAGCCTAA
- the sufB gene encoding Fe-S cluster assembly protein SufB translates to MTINPEVNEINKEYEYGWSNPERYAVKAPKGLRRDVVEMISRAKDEPQWMLDFRLKALDIFYSKPMPTWGADLSGLDLDEIYYYIKPEGANARSWDDVPDDVKQTFERLGIPEAERAALAGVGAQYESEMVYHNLKEEWEKLGVVFLSIEDGLKEYPDLFREHFATIVPPEDNKFAAINSAVWSGGSFVYVPKGVKVDIPLQTYFRINAESSGQFERTLIIIDEGAQAHYIEGCTAPAYSSDSFHSGVIEIVVKEGARFRYSTIQNWSHNVYNLVTQRAAVYGNGVMEWVDGNLGSKVTMKYPACYLLEEGARGEVLSIAMAGRGQHQDAGAKIVHFAPNTSGTIVSKSISKDSGRSSYRGLVKIYEGARGSQTNVECDALLLDDEARTDTYPYIEIEEKDARVGHEATVSKINDDQILYLQSRGLSEDEAAGLIVRGFIEPIAKELPLEYAVELNRLIELEMEGSVG, encoded by the coding sequence ATGACCATCAATCCTGAAGTGAACGAGATCAACAAAGAGTACGAGTACGGCTGGAGCAACCCCGAACGCTACGCCGTGAAGGCCCCCAAGGGCCTGCGCCGTGACGTGGTCGAGATGATCAGCCGGGCCAAGGACGAACCCCAGTGGATGCTGGACTTCCGCCTGAAGGCGCTGGACATCTTCTACTCCAAGCCCATGCCCACCTGGGGCGCGGACCTGTCGGGGCTGGACCTTGACGAGATCTACTACTACATCAAGCCCGAGGGTGCGAACGCCCGCTCGTGGGATGACGTGCCGGACGACGTGAAGCAGACCTTCGAGCGTCTGGGCATCCCCGAAGCCGAGCGCGCCGCGCTGGCCGGTGTGGGCGCCCAGTACGAATCCGAGATGGTGTACCACAACCTGAAAGAGGAGTGGGAGAAGCTGGGCGTGGTGTTCCTGAGCATCGAGGACGGCCTGAAGGAGTACCCGGACCTGTTCCGTGAGCACTTCGCCACCATCGTGCCCCCCGAGGACAACAAGTTCGCGGCCATCAACTCCGCCGTGTGGTCGGGCGGCTCGTTCGTGTACGTGCCCAAGGGCGTCAAGGTGGACATCCCCCTCCAGACGTACTTCCGCATCAACGCGGAGAGCAGCGGGCAGTTCGAGCGGACCCTGATCATCATCGACGAGGGCGCGCAGGCCCACTACATCGAGGGCTGCACCGCCCCCGCGTACTCCAGTGATTCCTTCCACTCCGGCGTGATCGAGATCGTCGTGAAGGAAGGCGCCCGCTTCCGGTACAGCACCATCCAGAACTGGAGCCACAACGTCTACAACCTCGTGACCCAGCGCGCCGCCGTGTACGGCAACGGCGTGATGGAGTGGGTGGACGGGAACCTGGGCAGCAAGGTCACCATGAAGTACCCCGCCTGCTACCTGCTGGAGGAAGGCGCGCGCGGTGAAGTCCTGTCGATCGCCATGGCCGGTCGCGGCCAGCACCAGGACGCCGGCGCGAAGATCGTGCACTTCGCCCCGAACACCAGCGGCACCATCGTCAGCAAGAGCATCAGCAAGGACTCGGGCCGCAGCTCCTACCGTGGCCTCGTGAAGATCTACGAGGGTGCCAGGGGCAGCCAGACGAACGTGGAATGCGACGCCCTGCTCCTCGACGACGAGGCCCGCACCGACACCTACCCCTACATCGAGATCGAGGAAAAGGACGCCCGCGTCGGCCACGAAGCCACGGTGTCCAAGATCAACGACGACCAGATCCTGTACCTCCAGAGCCGCGGCCTGAGCGAGGACGAGGCTGCTGGGCTGATCGTGCGCGGCTTCATCGAACCCATCGCGAAGGAACTCCCGCTGGAGTACGCCGTGGAACTGAACCGCCTGATCGAACTGGAAATGGAAGGCTCGGTCGGCTGA
- a CDS encoding ExbD/TolR family protein gives MSAARRRFREDADTVTFDFAPMVDIVLLLLIFFFLTSNLGARQNALPLDLPRASSTVQETPDLPIVSVTRTGKVFLNGQETTLTRLGGRLEPLARASGGLVGLRADERGNYGTVVRVMDEIKKAGGSRLALGTQPDGAAGESTP, from the coding sequence GTGAGCGCCGCCCGCCGCCGCTTCCGGGAGGACGCGGACACCGTGACCTTCGACTTCGCGCCGATGGTGGACATCGTGCTGCTGCTGCTGATCTTCTTCTTCCTGACCAGCAACCTGGGCGCCCGGCAGAACGCCCTGCCGCTGGACCTGCCGCGCGCCAGCAGCACCGTGCAGGAAACCCCGGACCTGCCCATCGTGAGCGTCACCCGCACCGGGAAGGTGTTCCTGAACGGCCAGGAAACCACCCTGACCCGCCTGGGCGGCCGCCTGGAACCCCTGGCCAGAGCGTCGGGCGGACTGGTGGGCCTGCGCGCCGACGAACGCGGGAACTACGGCACGGTCGTGCGCGTCATGGACGAGATCAAGAAGGCCGGGGGTTCCCGCCTGGCGCTCGGCACCCAGCCGGACGGCGCGGCGGGGGAGAGCACGCCGTGA
- a CDS encoding VOC family protein has translation MRLNHLNLSVTDVPGTVSLMETFFGFARTPDMPVNEHMAFLRGPDGFLLSMFRARDVAYPKSFHVGFLQDTPEQVLAVRERLLAAGFTVPEPQRNHGRLTFYFDAPGGFVIEVESFLGDTDSD, from the coding sequence ATGCGACTGAATCACCTGAACCTGAGCGTCACAGACGTACCGGGCACCGTTTCACTCATGGAAACCTTTTTCGGGTTCGCGCGCACGCCGGACATGCCGGTGAACGAGCACATGGCGTTCCTGCGCGGCCCGGACGGGTTCCTGCTGTCCATGTTCCGCGCGCGGGACGTGGCGTACCCGAAGTCCTTTCACGTGGGCTTCCTTCAGGACACGCCCGAGCAGGTGCTGGCGGTGCGGGAGCGGCTGCTGGCGGCCGGGTTCACGGTGCCGGAACCGCAGCGCAATCACGGCCGCCTGACGTTCTACTTCGACGCGCCGGGCGGGTTCGTGATCGAGGTGGAGTCGTTCCTGGGTGATACGGACTCCGATTGA
- the sufC gene encoding Fe-S cluster assembly ATPase SufC: protein MTHQLEIRNLHATVGDTEILKGINLIVPRGELHAIMGPNGNGKSTLAKVIVGDPEYTVTQGEVLVDGQNILEMEPDERARLGVFLAFQYPVEIPGVTIANFLRLAMQARKAEGEEVSFTEFYGKLQSALKTLEWDESIVERYLNAGFSGGEKKRNEILQMLMLEPNYIIMDETDSGLDVDALKIVSKGVNSMRGENLGGLIITHYQRLLDYIVPDKVHIILDGKVVQTGGPELAKKMDTEGYDWVKELATA, encoded by the coding sequence ATGACCCACCAGCTCGAAATCCGCAACCTGCACGCCACCGTCGGCGACACCGAAATCCTCAAGGGCATCAACCTGATCGTCCCCCGCGGCGAACTGCACGCCATCATGGGACCGAACGGCAACGGCAAGAGCACCCTCGCCAAGGTCATCGTCGGCGACCCCGAATACACCGTCACGCAGGGCGAAGTCCTCGTGGACGGCCAGAACATCCTGGAGATGGAACCCGACGAACGCGCTCGCCTCGGCGTCTTCCTGGCCTTCCAGTACCCCGTCGAGATTCCCGGCGTCACCATCGCCAACTTCCTGCGCCTCGCCATGCAGGCCCGCAAGGCCGAAGGCGAAGAAGTCTCCTTCACCGAGTTCTACGGCAAACTCCAGAGCGCCCTCAAGACCCTGGAATGGGACGAGAGCATCGTCGAACGCTACCTGAACGCCGGATTTTCCGGCGGCGAGAAGAAACGCAACGAGATCCTCCAGATGCTGATGCTGGAACCCAACTACATCATCATGGACGAAACCGACAGCGGCCTCGACGTCGACGCCCTGAAGATCGTCTCCAAGGGCGTGAACTCCATGCGCGGCGAGAACCTCGGCGGCCTGATCATCACCCACTACCAGCGCCTGCTGGATTACATCGTCCCCGACAAGGTCCACATCATCCTCGACGGCAAGGTCGTCCAGACCGGCGGCCCCGAACTCGCCAAGAAGATGGACACCGAAGGCTACGACTGGGTCAAGGAACTCGCCACCGCCTGA
- a CDS encoding ATP-grasp domain-containing protein — MRVVFPADYFNPRQPDETFAAQAEAFAGRGWSVSTCALDGDRVFRPALMPGETVLYRGWMLDGAGYRAFVDAVQGAGAWVMTSPEAYLAAHHLLRWAPLLADVTPETVCFTDLSDLPPQLEQLGWDGFFVKDFVKSLKTGAGSVITRSDQIGELLERMAHFRGQIEGGVCVRRVEDLDPASEARFFVRAGRAFSADSEGVPELVRLVAGRIPSPFFSVDIARRADGVWRVVEVGDGQVSDLVGWTPEQFMTVWEGA, encoded by the coding sequence ATGCGCGTCGTGTTCCCGGCGGATTACTTCAACCCTCGTCAGCCCGATGAGACCTTTGCCGCCCAGGCAGAAGCGTTTGCCGGGCGGGGGTGGTCGGTGTCCACCTGTGCCCTTGATGGTGACCGGGTGTTCCGGCCGGCGCTGATGCCGGGCGAGACAGTGCTGTACCGGGGCTGGATGCTGGACGGTGCCGGTTACCGGGCATTTGTGGATGCCGTGCAGGGGGCGGGGGCGTGGGTGATGACCTCGCCAGAGGCGTATCTGGCGGCGCATCACCTTCTGCGCTGGGCGCCGCTCCTGGCGGATGTGACGCCGGAAACGGTGTGTTTCACGGACCTGAGCGACCTTCCGCCCCAGTTAGAGCAGCTGGGCTGGGACGGCTTTTTCGTGAAGGACTTCGTGAAGTCACTGAAGACCGGGGCGGGCAGCGTCATCACGCGCTCTGATCAGATTGGGGAACTGCTGGAGCGCATGGCGCACTTCCGGGGGCAGATTGAGGGTGGGGTGTGCGTGCGCCGCGTGGAGGATCTGGACCCGGCGTCGGAGGCGCGGTTCTTCGTGAGGGCGGGCCGGGCGTTCAGCGCGGACAGTGAGGGGGTGCCGGAACTGGTTCGCCTTGTAGCGGGGCGCATCCCGTCACCTTTCTTCTCTGTGGATATCGCCCGGCGCGCGGATGGTGTGTGGCGCGTGGTGGAGGTCGGGGACGGGCAGGTGTCTGATCTGGTGGGCTGGACGCCGGAGCAGTTCATGACCGTATGGGAGGGCGCGTGA
- a CDS encoding MotA/TolQ/ExbB proton channel family protein: protein MNVIDLFRAAGPLLWVLLALSVYVVYLSAARAQALSRMGADARTLIERARAVTAESGPAAALAEVDRAAHPSPAAQVLRAGLARADRGADAAQAAMQSALLTEDARLYAGLGALGTAAQIGPLLGLLGTVIGMVRSFLVFSQTTNPTPAQLGTGISEALVNTAAGLVVAIIAYVCRNALRLKADRLALQAEQVREDLPGWLTRPTPATRPAVPAAPLPEVAMNFGGAQ from the coding sequence ATGAACGTCATTGACCTCTTCCGCGCCGCCGGACCCCTGTTGTGGGTGCTGCTGGCCCTGTCCGTGTACGTCGTGTACCTGAGTGCCGCGCGCGCACAGGCGCTGTCCCGCATGGGCGCCGACGCCCGCACCCTGATCGAACGCGCCCGCGCCGTCACCGCCGAGAGCGGCCCGGCCGCCGCGCTGGCCGAGGTGGACCGCGCCGCGCACCCCAGCCCCGCCGCGCAGGTCCTGCGGGCCGGACTGGCCCGCGCCGACCGTGGCGCAGACGCCGCGCAGGCCGCCATGCAGTCCGCGCTGCTGACCGAGGACGCCCGCCTGTACGCCGGACTGGGCGCTCTGGGCACCGCCGCGCAGATCGGGCCGCTGCTGGGCCTGCTGGGCACCGTGATCGGCATGGTGCGGTCGTTCCTGGTGTTCAGCCAGACGACCAACCCCACGCCCGCGCAGCTTGGCACCGGGATCAGTGAGGCGCTGGTCAACACAGCGGCCGGGCTGGTCGTGGCGATCATCGCGTACGTGTGCCGCAACGCCCTGCGCCTGAAAGCCGACCGGCTGGCCCTGCAGGCCGAACAGGTGCGCGAGGACCTGCCCGGCTGGCTGACCCGCCCCACCCCCGCCACCCGTCCCGCCGTGCCCGCCGCGCCGCTGCCGGAAGTCGCCATGAACTTCGGCGGGGCGCAGTGA
- a CDS encoding pyridoxamine 5'-phosphate oxidase family protein, giving the protein MKAPSSLHERPPTRLPIPPRSVEGMPDQKMTQLARKMRGLDLCLMTTVTSYGRLASRPMSNNGEVEYNGTSYFFTWADSRTARDIGKNRHVQLNFRAEKEFLFVAVQGEATLTTDRDAMQQHWQEQLTQWFKEGLDTPGLTMIEVKARRVNWWGEEDGEIEL; this is encoded by the coding sequence ATGAAGGCCCCCTCCTCACTGCATGAACGCCCGCCCACCCGCCTGCCCATCCCGCCCCGTAGCGTGGAAGGCATGCCCGACCAGAAGATGACCCAGCTGGCCCGCAAGATGCGCGGCCTGGACCTGTGCCTGATGACCACCGTCACCAGCTACGGCCGCCTCGCCTCCAGACCCATGAGCAACAACGGCGAGGTCGAGTACAACGGCACCAGCTACTTCTTCACCTGGGCGGACTCCCGCACCGCCAGAGACATCGGGAAGAACAGGCACGTGCAACTGAACTTCCGCGCCGAGAAGGAGTTCCTGTTCGTGGCCGTGCAGGGCGAGGCCACCCTGACCACCGACCGCGACGCCATGCAGCAGCACTGGCAGGAGCAACTCACGCAGTGGTTCAAGGAAGGCCTGGACACCCCCGGCCTGACCATGATCGAAGTGAAAGCCCGGCGCGTGAACTGGTGGGGCGAGGAAGACGGCGAGATCGAACTGTAA